One Streptosporangium sp. NBC_01495 DNA window includes the following coding sequences:
- a CDS encoding glutathione peroxidase has product MGIRDIAIHTLADAPTTLAELAGDKTVLVVNVASKCGLTPQYAGLVDLQRTYGDRGFTVVGVPCNQFLGQEPGSAEEIQEFCSTTYGVDFPLLAKTEVNGDDRHPLYDALTATPDAEGEAGDVKWNFEKFLVARDGEVLARFRPTVEPGDPALIAAIEKSL; this is encoded by the coding sequence ATGGGAATCCGTGATATCGCCATTCATACTCTTGCCGACGCACCCACCACCCTGGCCGAGCTGGCCGGGGACAAGACCGTCCTCGTCGTGAACGTCGCCTCCAAGTGCGGCCTCACCCCGCAGTACGCGGGTCTCGTCGACCTCCAGCGGACCTACGGAGACCGGGGCTTCACCGTCGTCGGCGTGCCGTGCAACCAGTTCCTCGGTCAGGAGCCGGGCAGCGCCGAGGAGATCCAGGAGTTCTGTTCCACCACCTACGGCGTCGACTTCCCGCTGCTGGCCAAGACCGAGGTCAACGGCGACGACAGGCATCCCCTCTACGACGCGCTGACCGCCACCCCCGACGCCGAGGGTGAGGCCGGTGACGTCAAGTGGAACTTCGAGAAGTTCCTCGTCGCGCGGGACGGGGAGGTGCTGGCCAGGTTCCGGCCGACCGTCGAGCCCGGCGACCCCGCCCTCATCGCGGCGATCGAGAAGTCCCTCTAG
- a CDS encoding LacI family DNA-binding transcriptional regulator, with amino-acid sequence MNMRRTTIKDVAGAAGVGVATVSRVLSGGSASPETRERVLTVAAQLDYRPSALGRNLRQRRSGGIGLLLPDITDTFYGRVADGVLACARSAGEPVIVGATGDDPEREAELIGMLLEQGVDRVVAIPSGDGDSWAPTLRAGVITVFAHRLSAGRDDIPAVVADDRAGVRTAVDYLTGLGHRRIAYLGGPGQEQRLSVFRQALGPLVDEELVVVARGSRDSAYAAAAGLFQHRPDLTAVLAGGNLLGEAAVLAARELDLRIPRDLSLIMFDDVPWAELCSPPLTVIAQPARDIGYRAAELVLRGGSRRPRGVLLPTELIVRGSCAARGTSRSPR; translated from the coding sequence ATGAACATGCGTCGTACGACGATCAAGGACGTCGCCGGGGCGGCCGGGGTGGGGGTCGCCACGGTGTCCCGGGTTCTGTCCGGCGGGTCGGCCAGCCCGGAGACCAGGGAGCGGGTGCTGACCGTCGCCGCCCAGCTCGACTACCGGCCCAGCGCGCTCGGGCGCAACCTGCGCCAGCGGCGCTCGGGCGGCATCGGGCTGCTGCTGCCCGACATCACCGACACCTTCTACGGCCGGGTGGCCGACGGCGTGCTCGCCTGCGCGCGCTCGGCGGGTGAGCCGGTGATCGTGGGCGCGACCGGTGACGACCCGGAGCGCGAGGCCGAGCTGATCGGCATGCTGCTGGAGCAGGGCGTGGACCGGGTGGTCGCGATCCCCTCGGGCGACGGCGACAGCTGGGCGCCGACCCTGCGGGCCGGGGTGATCACGGTGTTCGCGCACCGGCTCTCGGCCGGGCGCGACGACATCCCGGCGGTGGTGGCCGACGACCGTGCGGGGGTCAGGACCGCGGTCGACTACCTGACGGGGCTGGGACACCGGCGCATCGCCTACCTGGGCGGCCCGGGGCAGGAGCAGCGCCTGTCGGTCTTCAGGCAGGCGCTGGGCCCCCTCGTCGACGAGGAGCTGGTCGTCGTCGCCCGGGGCAGCCGCGACTCCGCGTACGCCGCCGCGGCCGGGCTCTTCCAGCACCGGCCCGACCTGACCGCCGTGCTGGCCGGGGGCAACCTGCTGGGCGAGGCGGCCGTGCTGGCGGCGAGGGAGCTGGACCTGCGCATCCCCAGGGACCTGTCCCTGATCATGTTCGACGACGTGCCCTGGGCGGAGCTGTGCTCACCGCCGCTGACGGTGATCGCCCAGCCCGCCAGGGACATCGGCTACCGGGCCGCCGAGCTGGTGTTGCGCGGCGGCTCCAGGAGACCGCGCGGCGTGCTGCTGCCCACCGAGCTGATCGTCAGGGGCAGCTGCGCGGCTAGAGGGACTTCTCGATCGCCGCGATGA
- a CDS encoding ABC transporter ATP-binding protein, with the protein MASIVLSKVDKIYAGGVKAVNGLDLEIKDGEFMVLVGPSGCGKSTALRMIAGLEDISGGEIAIGDRVVNHLPPKDRDIAMVFQNYALYPHMTVEENLAFGLKLRKMPKAEIAKRVGEAAKMLGLDQYLKRKPAALSGGQRQRVAMGRAIVREPQAFLMDEPLSNLDAKLRVSMRASLNTLHERLGVTTVYVTHDQVEAMTLGDRVCVLRDGLLQQVDTPQNLFDKPVNLFVAGFMGSPSMNFVTAELVRGEGGAAVTFAGFKLPVPAETFTEKQGLDQYFGKQIILGIRPSDFDDSIAANGSSSGWVRLPVRAEVTEELGSEINVLFLIDAPPVQHQDTVAAAADDGEEDATLPLVGDKSLWTARVNSRSHVRPGQNIELIVDTHNLHFFDPVSGLAIGHEANARV; encoded by the coding sequence ATGGCATCCATCGTTCTCAGCAAAGTCGACAAGATCTACGCGGGCGGCGTCAAAGCCGTGAACGGCCTCGACCTTGAGATCAAGGACGGGGAGTTCATGGTGCTGGTGGGCCCCTCCGGATGTGGCAAGTCCACCGCCCTGCGGATGATCGCCGGGCTTGAGGACATCAGCGGTGGCGAGATCGCCATCGGCGACCGGGTGGTCAACCACCTGCCCCCGAAGGACCGTGACATCGCCATGGTCTTCCAGAACTACGCGCTCTACCCGCACATGACCGTCGAGGAGAACCTCGCCTTCGGTCTGAAGCTCCGCAAGATGCCCAAGGCGGAGATCGCCAAGCGCGTCGGCGAGGCCGCCAAGATGCTCGGCCTCGACCAGTACCTCAAGCGCAAGCCCGCCGCCCTCTCCGGTGGCCAGCGCCAGCGTGTCGCCATGGGCCGCGCCATCGTGCGCGAGCCGCAGGCCTTCCTCATGGACGAGCCGCTGTCCAACCTGGACGCCAAGCTCCGCGTCTCCATGCGGGCCTCCCTCAACACCCTGCACGAGCGCCTGGGCGTGACGACCGTCTACGTCACCCACGACCAGGTCGAGGCGATGACCCTCGGCGACCGCGTCTGCGTGCTGCGCGACGGCCTGCTCCAGCAGGTCGACACCCCGCAGAACCTCTTCGACAAGCCGGTCAACCTGTTCGTCGCGGGCTTCATGGGCTCCCCGTCGATGAACTTCGTCACCGCCGAGCTGGTGCGCGGTGAGGGCGGCGCCGCCGTCACCTTCGCGGGCTTCAAGCTGCCGGTACCGGCCGAGACCTTCACCGAGAAGCAGGGCCTCGACCAGTACTTCGGCAAGCAGATCATCCTGGGCATCCGCCCCTCCGACTTCGACGACTCGATCGCCGCCAACGGCTCCTCCTCCGGCTGGGTCCGCCTGCCGGTCCGCGCCGAGGTCACCGAGGAGCTGGGCTCTGAGATCAACGTGCTGTTCCTGATCGACGCCCCGCCGGTCCAGCACCAGGACACCGTGGCCGCCGCCGCCGACGACGGCGAGGAGGACGCGACCCTGCCGCTGGTGGGCGACAAGTCGCTGTGGACCGCCCGGGTCAACTCCCGCAGCCACGTCCGTCCCGGCCAGAACATCGAGCTGATCGTCGACACCCACAACCTGCACTTCTTCGACCCGGTCTCGGGTCTGGCGATCGGTCACGAGGCCAACGCCCGCGTCTGA
- a CDS encoding SDR family NAD(P)-dependent oxidoreductase: MPTALITGATAGIGAAFARRLAADGFSLVLVARDEKRLVSVAEELRLRYGVSSEVLAADLVTDEGLEAVERRLHEGVDLLVNNAGFGHRGHFLDVPAEEELRMLKLHCEAVLRLTLAALPGMRERDRGAVINVASVAAFFTRGSYSASKAWVVSFSESVAVEMAGSRVRVMALCPGFVHTEFHERASMDKSGIPEFFWLSADNVVREAMRDLARGVRVSIPDLRYKVIVRVGRLLPLHLIGRFSRRLARR; this comes from the coding sequence ATGCCAACCGCACTGATCACGGGGGCGACGGCCGGCATCGGTGCCGCCTTCGCCCGCCGCCTGGCCGCCGACGGATTCTCACTCGTCCTGGTCGCCCGCGACGAGAAGCGTCTCGTCTCCGTCGCCGAGGAGCTACGCCTGCGCTACGGGGTGAGCAGCGAGGTGCTCGCCGCCGACCTGGTGACCGACGAGGGTCTGGAGGCGGTGGAGCGGCGACTCCACGAGGGGGTCGACCTGCTGGTCAACAACGCGGGTTTCGGCCACCGGGGCCACTTCCTCGACGTGCCCGCGGAGGAGGAGCTGCGGATGCTCAAGCTGCACTGCGAGGCGGTGCTGCGGCTGACGCTGGCCGCGCTGCCGGGGATGAGGGAGCGCGACCGGGGCGCGGTGATCAATGTGGCCTCGGTGGCGGCGTTCTTCACCCGGGGCTCCTACAGCGCGTCCAAGGCGTGGGTGGTCAGTTTCAGCGAGTCAGTGGCCGTCGAGATGGCCGGGAGCCGCGTGCGGGTCATGGCCCTGTGCCCGGGGTTCGTGCACACCGAGTTCCACGAGCGCGCCTCGATGGACAAGTCGGGCATCCCCGAGTTCTTCTGGCTGTCGGCGGACAACGTCGTCCGCGAGGCCATGCGCGATCTGGCCCGTGGCGTGCGGGTGAGCATCCCCGACCTGCGCTACAAGGTCATCGTCAGGGTCGGCAGGCTGCTCCCCCTCCACCTGATCGGCCGGTTCTCGCGCCGCCTCGCCCGCCGCTGA
- the tgmC gene encoding ATP-grasp peptide maturase system methyltransferase, producing MNLAADLRHTMAAAIGSDAWHAALEAVPRELFLGEAVYRYEERGWTPVRRDGISAEDWLRLVYTDETWVTQLNGVLAEDATEPVMILNPTSSSTLPGLVVRMMEMAGIDEGDNVLEIGTGTGYSTALMCHRLGDKAVTSIEYDSVIATRARAAILQAGYEPTLVEGDGLLGYEANAPYDRLIATCSVRTIPPVWLDQVREGGTITAPMRGWTDGVACAHLRVAGDGSASGRFVNDDVYFMIARPHTPPRRGDMTMGIGEVSASRIDPALLKDETALFVAQLAAPNAQHGWAEDIFTLLDVSNGAQTDVRPDPDGGWTVYQHGPVRLWDEVEEAILTWQGAGSPHQSGFGLTVTGDRQYVWLGEPDGPSWDLPT from the coding sequence CCCCGCGAACTGTTCCTGGGAGAGGCCGTCTACCGCTACGAGGAGCGGGGCTGGACTCCGGTCCGGCGTGATGGGATAAGCGCCGAGGACTGGCTGAGACTCGTCTACACCGACGAGACGTGGGTCACCCAGCTCAACGGCGTGCTGGCCGAGGACGCGACCGAGCCGGTGATGATTTTGAATCCCACCTCGTCGTCCACCCTCCCCGGACTCGTCGTGCGGATGATGGAGATGGCCGGGATCGACGAAGGTGACAACGTCCTGGAGATCGGCACCGGTACGGGATATTCCACCGCCCTGATGTGTCATCGGCTCGGTGACAAGGCCGTGACGTCCATCGAGTACGACTCCGTGATCGCGACTCGCGCCAGGGCCGCCATCCTCCAGGCCGGATACGAGCCCACGCTCGTAGAGGGAGACGGGCTGCTCGGGTACGAGGCCAACGCCCCCTACGACCGGCTCATCGCGACCTGCTCGGTGAGGACCATCCCACCGGTGTGGCTGGACCAGGTCCGTGAAGGGGGGACGATCACCGCCCCCATGCGGGGATGGACGGATGGTGTCGCGTGTGCCCATCTGCGGGTCGCCGGGGACGGTTCGGCGAGCGGGCGGTTCGTCAACGACGACGTGTACTTCATGATCGCCCGCCCGCACACGCCGCCGCGCCGAGGGGACATGACCATGGGCATCGGTGAGGTGAGCGCGAGCAGGATCGACCCGGCGCTGCTCAAGGACGAAACGGCCCTGTTCGTCGCCCAGCTCGCCGCCCCGAACGCCCAGCACGGCTGGGCCGAGGACATCTTCACGCTGCTCGATGTCAGCAACGGAGCGCAGACCGACGTCAGGCCGGACCCCGATGGCGGATGGACGGTGTACCAGCACGGGCCGGTCAGGCTGTGGGACGAGGTCGAGGAGGCCATCCTGACGTGGCAGGGCGCCGGAAGTCCGCACCAGTCCGGGTTCGGCCTCACCGTTACCGGAGATCGCCAGTATGTCTGGCTGGGCGAGCCTGACGGGCCGAGTTGGGACCTTCCCACCTGA